GATGACGGATTGTATTTACGATATCTGCGTTATGTGTCGCCATAACAATCGTTGTACCACGCTCATTAATGCGCGTGAAAATCTTCATAATATCAAGAGCTGTTTCAATATCTAAGTTACCTGTTGGCTCATCGGCAATTACAACCTTTGGTCTATTAACAATTGCTCTCGCAATTGCAACACGTTGCTGCTCCCCGCCTGAAAGTTCACTTGGAAGTGCGTCTGCACGATCTTCAAGACCTACAAGACCTAAAACTTCTGTTACACGCTCACGAATTGCATCTGGCTCTTCTTCAATTACCTCTAAGGCAAACGCAACATTCTCATATACCGTTAATTTAGGTAGTAATTTAAAGTCTTGGAAAATTACGCCTAATTGACGACGGAAATATGGAACGTCTCTTTCTGCTAATGACTCGATAGTAAGACCATTTACATTAATAGATCCTGTAGATGGCTTCTCTTCACGATACATCATTTTAATAAATGTAGATTTCCCGGCTCCACTCGGTCCAACTACGTATACAAACTCACCTTGTTTAATGTTAACTGTGAGACCAGCAATGGCTTTCATACCATTCGGGTACTCCTTATAAACATTCGTCATTTTTATCATTATTTATCACCCAATACTTAATGATTTTTTTCGAAATACTTTTCTGTACATCTAAAAATAAAAACTTTATTCTCACTTAACTACTCTTGTTGAAGGTAGCTTCCATTCATGCTTTTTATTAGCAATGCTACTCTATGTAATATATTTCAGCAAAATTCTACAAACCTCATTGTAACATCAAACGGTTTCCAATTCGGATACATTTTTGTTACAGTTATGTTACATTCCACAAAAAGGAAAACGAGTTAGCTATATAACCAACTCGTTTATTTTACTCTCTTTATTTATGTTCAGCTAACCACTCAGCTACTTTTTTCGCATCCTCACCTTGAATGATTCCTGGTGACATGGAGCCGCGACCTTTTTCAATAATTTTTTCGATGTCTGCCGCATCATA
This Bacillus paramycoides DNA region includes the following protein-coding sequences:
- the ftsE gene encoding cell division ATP-binding protein FtsE; translation: MIKMTNVYKEYPNGMKAIAGLTVNIKQGEFVYVVGPSGAGKSTFIKMMYREEKPSTGSINVNGLTIESLAERDVPYFRRQLGVIFQDFKLLPKLTVYENVAFALEVIEEEPDAIRERVTEVLGLVGLEDRADALPSELSGGEQQRVAIARAIVNRPKVVIADEPTGNLDIETALDIMKIFTRINERGTTIVMATHNADIVNTIRHRVIAIEGGKIVRDEIEGGYGYEG